The Lysobacter enzymogenes genome window below encodes:
- a CDS encoding SIMPL domain-containing protein (The SIMPL domain is named for its presence in mouse protein SIMPL (signalling molecule that associates with mouse pelle-like kinase). Bacterial member BP26, from Brucella, was shown to assemble into a channel-like structure, while YggE from E. coli has been associated with resistance to oxidative stress.), whose protein sequence is MQQFPDRIETQVTRETWVKPIGIALQVHVIGTASVGSMAAVRKSKELIAIQELMRGLGVAEDKIRIDSLTFAAGERWFSGSSVEIDLDIRDVPPQSLPEALGGLAALKGITLKGLRREYGAMSAERDALLREAVAESMRQAKLIAAAAGLDLRSVHSLTQQWSEPNDGGEPQYPMARSMLSKMAGGADDMRGYQLAENHEGKLVLTVRTEVRVGEFPGASP, encoded by the coding sequence ATGCAGCAGTTTCCCGACCGCATCGAAACCCAAGTCACCCGCGAAACCTGGGTCAAGCCCATCGGCATCGCGTTGCAAGTGCATGTGATCGGCACCGCCTCGGTCGGCTCGATGGCCGCGGTGCGCAAGAGCAAGGAACTGATCGCGATCCAGGAGCTTATGCGCGGCCTCGGCGTGGCCGAGGACAAGATCCGCATAGACTCGCTGACCTTCGCTGCGGGCGAGCGTTGGTTTTCCGGTTCGTCCGTCGAGATCGATCTGGACATCCGCGACGTACCGCCGCAGTCCTTGCCCGAGGCGCTGGGCGGGCTGGCCGCGCTCAAGGGCATCACGCTCAAGGGATTGCGGCGCGAGTACGGCGCGATGAGCGCCGAGCGCGACGCGCTGCTGCGCGAGGCGGTGGCCGAATCGATGCGGCAGGCGAAGCTGATCGCCGCGGCGGCCGGGCTGGATCTGCGCTCGGTGCACAGCCTGACCCAGCAGTGGTCCGAGCCCAACGACGGCGGCGAGCCGCAGTACCCGATGGCGCGCAGCATGCTGTCGAAGATGGCGGGCGGCGCCGACGATATGCGCGGTTATCAGCTGGCGGAGAATCACGAGGGCAAGCTGGTGTTGACTGTGCGTACGGAAGTGCGGGTGGGCGAGTTCCCTGGGGCGTCGCCATGA
- a CDS encoding DUF4304 domain-containing protein → MNEDDQRSRPNAGGVPRKAPKARDIIAAIVDHRLAGELKTRGFRKKGFVFTRRHGETGQVIRLDLSSWNSDDRGMFGVSVAVMFDAIKRIRGQEPPRLPGPGNCEFFSDLRGLVEGSPPTWQVDERVDIVEMSEKLCGFVVDGVLSRLDRVETLSDFEATGWVPAMPWRFPAIYAYAMGRWDEAEKLLREEAAFFADRGLTYEQLVEWCRLPGLKAGP, encoded by the coding sequence GTGAACGAAGACGATCAGCGCTCCAGGCCCAACGCCGGCGGCGTCCCGCGAAAAGCGCCGAAAGCCAGGGACATCATCGCCGCCATAGTCGATCATCGTCTGGCGGGCGAGCTCAAGACGCGCGGATTCCGCAAGAAGGGTTTCGTTTTCACGCGCCGTCATGGCGAAACCGGGCAAGTGATACGCCTTGATCTTTCCTCGTGGAACTCGGACGACCGAGGGATGTTCGGCGTATCGGTCGCGGTCATGTTCGACGCCATCAAGCGGATCCGGGGGCAAGAGCCGCCGAGGTTGCCGGGTCCCGGCAATTGCGAATTCTTCTCCGACTTGAGAGGGCTGGTCGAGGGTTCCCCGCCGACCTGGCAGGTCGATGAGCGCGTCGATATCGTCGAGATGTCGGAGAAACTCTGCGGCTTCGTCGTCGACGGCGTGTTGTCCCGGCTCGACCGTGTCGAAACGCTGAGCGACTTCGAAGCCACCGGTTGGGTCCCGGCGATGCCTTGGCGGTTCCCGGCGATTTACGCGTATGCGATGGGGCGATGGGACGAGGCCGAGAAATTGCTGCGGGAGGAGGCGGCGTTCTTCGCCGATCGCGGCCTGACCTATGAGCAGTTGGTGGAATGGTGCCGGCTTCCGGGTTTGAAGGCCGGTCCGTGA
- a CDS encoding DUF1801 domain-containing protein — translation MKKTTGAKAPAADVAASQLIDERIQELADWRGETLAKVRKLIHEADPQVVEEWKWRGVPTWSHAGILCTGETYKAAVKLTFAKGASLPDPKGLFNASLDGNTRRAIDIHEGDTLDGKALQALIRAAVALNTSK, via the coding sequence ATGAAGAAGACCACCGGCGCGAAGGCGCCCGCAGCCGATGTCGCCGCCTCGCAGTTGATCGACGAACGCATCCAGGAACTCGCCGACTGGCGCGGCGAAACCTTGGCAAAGGTGCGCAAGCTGATCCACGAGGCCGACCCGCAGGTGGTGGAGGAGTGGAAGTGGCGCGGCGTGCCGACGTGGTCGCACGCCGGCATCCTGTGCACCGGCGAGACCTACAAGGCCGCGGTCAAGCTGACTTTCGCCAAGGGCGCGTCGTTGCCGGACCCGAAGGGTTTGTTCAACGCCAGCCTCGACGGCAACACCCGCCGCGCCATCGATATCCACGAAGGCGACACGCTCGACGGCAAGGCCTTGCAGGCGCTGATCCGCGCGGCGGTGGCGTTGAACACTTCGAAGTAA
- a CDS encoding YcxB family protein, with amino-acid sequence MEQPQDLRLSFSLSTWDQMRLAALMMFQRTLFLVFGLAWPVIGVVLALFALVSGLPAGAPMWRLVAFCFAFMPVLMAISGFGALAVARPMREPFNYAFDPAGVHVWTSAFQHSHAWPQIVRIRRVGGFLLLFFGPRQAHTIPLRALSAAQEAALMALAQAHGAGAGRR; translated from the coding sequence ATGGAACAGCCCCAGGATCTTCGTCTTTCGTTTTCGCTCAGCACTTGGGACCAGATGCGCCTGGCCGCGCTGATGATGTTCCAGCGCACCTTGTTCCTGGTGTTCGGGCTGGCGTGGCCGGTGATCGGGGTGGTGCTGGCGCTGTTCGCGCTGGTCTCCGGTTTGCCGGCCGGCGCGCCGATGTGGCGGCTGGTGGCGTTCTGTTTCGCGTTCATGCCGGTGCTGATGGCGATCAGCGGCTTCGGCGCGCTGGCCGTGGCGCGGCCGATGCGCGAGCCGTTCAACTACGCCTTCGATCCCGCCGGCGTGCATGTGTGGACCAGCGCGTTCCAGCACTCCCACGCGTGGCCGCAGATCGTGCGGATCAGGCGGGTCGGCGGGTTCTTGTTGCTGTTCTTCGGGCCGAGGCAGGCCCACACGATTCCGCTGCGCGCGTTGTCGGCGGCGCAGGAGGCCGCGCTGATGGCGCTGGCGCAGGCCCACGGCGCCGGCGCCGGCCGGCGCTGA
- a CDS encoding DUF1801 domain-containing protein yields MTGKTSKPSAKPAKKVAAKAAVKKAAAKKAAAEPASAGAAKPKLLSGGNPQIPKGFGDAPVQAYIAAMPGWKRELGRRLDALVERTVPGVRKAVKWNTPLYGVEEGSWFLAMHCFDRYLKITFFRGAALDPVPAQPSKIEHVRYHPIHEHDPFDEDLLAGWIAQASRLPGERM; encoded by the coding sequence ATGACCGGCAAGACTTCCAAGCCCTCTGCAAAACCAGCGAAAAAGGTCGCTGCAAAAGCCGCGGTCAAGAAAGCGGCGGCCAAGAAGGCCGCGGCGGAACCCGCGTCTGCCGGCGCGGCGAAACCCAAGCTGCTCTCCGGCGGCAATCCGCAGATACCCAAGGGTTTCGGCGACGCGCCGGTGCAGGCCTACATCGCCGCGATGCCCGGCTGGAAGCGCGAACTCGGCCGCCGCCTGGACGCGCTGGTCGAGCGCACGGTTCCCGGCGTGCGCAAGGCGGTCAAGTGGAACACGCCGCTGTATGGGGTGGAGGAAGGCAGTTGGTTCCTCGCCATGCATTGCTTCGACCGTTACCTCAAGATCACGTTCTTCCGCGGCGCGGCGCTGGACCCGGTGCCGGCGCAGCCGTCGAAGATCGAGCACGTGCGCTATCACCCTATCCACGAGCACGATCCGTTCGACGAGGACTTGCTCGCCGGCTGGATCGCGCAGGCCAGCCGTTTGCCCGGCGAACGCATGTGA
- a CDS encoding AraC family transcriptional regulator → MTDPLAEVVSLLQPKAALSKVVSGGGAWRVRRPGGERPFYCVVLEGAASLQVEGGAAVELAPDDFVLVPALSGFVLSGGGPAGDDGPDPDAASVRDGEVRHGDPDAPPNLSALVGHLSFGSPDAALLRSLLPQLIHVRGDPRLGAIVRLVSEEARHQRPAREVVLARLLEVMLIEALRSSSGTAASPGLLRCLADARLAAAVRRLHEQPARSWTVASMAQEAALSRSAFYERFNRAMGVAPMEYLLSWRMALAKNFLRQGQDGLTAIAERVGYGSANALSAAFTRFVGVAPTHYLRSLAAEPGSGGLGSVP, encoded by the coding sequence TTGACCGATCCCCTCGCCGAAGTCGTCTCGCTGCTGCAACCCAAGGCGGCGCTGTCCAAGGTGGTCAGCGGCGGCGGCGCCTGGCGCGTGCGCCGGCCGGGGGGCGAGCGGCCTTTCTATTGCGTGGTGCTGGAGGGGGCGGCCTCGCTGCAGGTGGAGGGCGGGGCCGCGGTCGAGCTGGCGCCGGACGATTTCGTGCTGGTCCCGGCGCTGTCGGGCTTTGTGCTGTCCGGCGGCGGGCCGGCCGGCGACGACGGCCCCGATCCGGATGCGGCGAGCGTGCGCGACGGCGAAGTCCGGCACGGCGATCCCGACGCGCCGCCGAACCTGAGCGCGCTGGTCGGCCACCTGAGCTTCGGCTCGCCGGACGCCGCGCTGCTGCGGTCGCTGTTGCCGCAGCTGATCCATGTGCGCGGCGATCCGCGCCTGGGCGCCATCGTGCGTTTGGTCAGCGAAGAAGCGCGCCATCAGCGCCCGGCGCGCGAGGTCGTGCTGGCGCGGCTGCTGGAAGTGATGCTGATCGAAGCGCTGCGTTCGTCGTCCGGCACCGCCGCGTCGCCGGGCTTGCTGCGCTGTCTGGCCGATGCGCGGCTGGCGGCAGCGGTGCGGCGTTTGCACGAGCAGCCGGCGCGCAGTTGGACGGTGGCTTCGATGGCGCAGGAGGCCGCGTTGTCGCGGTCGGCGTTTTACGAGCGCTTCAACCGGGCGATGGGCGTGGCGCCGATGGAGTATCTGCTGTCGTGGCGGATGGCGTTGGCGAAGAATTTTCTGCGCCAAGGGCAGGACGGGCTGACGGCTATCGCCGAACGGGTGGGCTACGGGTCGGCGAATGCGTTGAGTGCCGCGTTCACCCGGTTCGTCGGTGTGGCGCCTACGCATTACCTGCGTTCGCTGGCGGCGGAGCCGGGGAGCGGTGGGTTAGGATCGGTCCCATGA
- a CDS encoding HEAT repeat domain-containing protein, whose protein sequence is MTDLTIETTRFREWAGGGLGPREGQWECDYSQWPAWHRAVLDWVVGRHPRGWSEAETGHVLYAIARDNDAQYLVREIRKRRPGTLRFLARAALAHGESDARWQLAVELGHLSGDEEAQALLFALAGDRSEYVRRRAIRSLAGLGVRAAEELAWAAWHRDDDDQEWARMSALECLRELGSARFEELLTQALQDNRPFLRQFAERMRVADAEKSKY, encoded by the coding sequence ATGACCGATCTGACCATCGAAACCACCCGTTTCCGCGAATGGGCCGGCGGCGGGCTCGGCCCGCGCGAGGGCCAGTGGGAGTGCGACTACAGCCAGTGGCCGGCGTGGCACCGCGCGGTGCTGGACTGGGTCGTCGGCCGCCATCCGCGCGGCTGGTCCGAGGCCGAGACCGGCCATGTGCTGTACGCCATCGCGCGCGACAACGACGCGCAATATCTGGTCCGCGAAATCCGCAAGCGCCGTCCCGGCACGCTGCGCTTTCTCGCGCGCGCCGCGCTCGCCCACGGCGAGAGCGACGCGCGTTGGCAATTGGCGGTGGAGCTGGGCCATCTGAGCGGCGACGAAGAAGCGCAGGCGCTGTTGTTCGCGCTGGCCGGCGACCGCAGCGAGTACGTGCGCCGCCGCGCGATCCGCTCGCTGGCCGGCCTGGGCGTGCGCGCGGCCGAGGAGCTGGCCTGGGCGGCGTGGCATCGCGACGACGACGATCAGGAATGGGCGCGGATGTCGGCGTTGGAGTGTTTGCGCGAGTTGGGGTCGGCGCGGTTCGAGGAACTGTTGACGCAGGCCTTGCAGGACAACCGGCCGTTTCTGCGCCAGTTCGCGGAGCGGATGCGGGTCGCCGATGCGGAAAAGTCGAAATACTGA
- a CDS encoding GNAT family N-acetyltransferase, whose product MRVRACRAGEAPALLAIFRAAVRVTAAGDYRAEQIEAWSPAHWTPAQAEQWIERVRALHPFVAELDGAIAGYADLQDDGLIDHFYVSPDYARRGVGAALMGHVLAQARERGLRSLHSHVSRTAQPFFARYGFETVAQRRPVVRGVEVPNAQMRLLLDAGADR is encoded by the coding sequence ATGCGCGTGCGCGCCTGCCGCGCCGGCGAGGCGCCGGCCTTGCTGGCGATCTTCCGCGCCGCCGTGCGCGTCACCGCGGCCGGCGACTACCGCGCCGAACAGATCGAGGCGTGGTCGCCGGCGCACTGGACGCCGGCGCAGGCCGAGCAGTGGATCGAACGCGTGCGCGCGCTGCATCCGTTCGTGGCCGAGCTCGACGGCGCCATCGCCGGCTACGCCGATCTGCAGGACGACGGCCTGATCGACCACTTCTACGTCTCGCCCGATTACGCCCGCCGCGGCGTCGGCGCCGCCTTGATGGGCCACGTGCTCGCGCAGGCGCGCGAGCGCGGGCTGCGCAGCCTGCATTCGCACGTCAGCCGCACCGCGCAGCCGTTCTTCGCCCGCTACGGCTTCGAAACGGTGGCGCAGCGGCGGCCGGTGGTGCGCGGGGTCGAAGTGCCGAATGCGCAGATGCGCTTGCTCTTGGACGCCGGAGCCGACCGATGA